The Sediminispirochaeta smaragdinae DSM 11293 genome has a segment encoding these proteins:
- a CDS encoding DUF4416 family protein: MGTITDFMPEKLIIGVLSSLPDRFVRVEPQLREEFGAIDYSSEELPFTYTTYYDNEMGTPIFRRFYAFREPIDPQRLASVKRRSNKLEGVWGEAGHRRINLDPGLLGLGRLILASTKGPGHRIPLSEGIYAEVTLFFRAGSYQALPWTYPDFRSEAYQKILKDIRDIYHRQLKELGFSVS; the protein is encoded by the coding sequence GTGGGAACTATTACAGATTTTATGCCCGAGAAGCTTATTATCGGGGTACTTTCTTCGTTGCCCGACCGTTTTGTTCGGGTTGAGCCGCAATTAAGAGAGGAGTTCGGTGCTATCGACTACAGTAGCGAAGAGCTTCCTTTTACCTATACCACCTACTATGACAACGAGATGGGGACACCGATCTTCCGCAGGTTTTATGCCTTTCGTGAGCCGATCGATCCGCAACGCCTTGCTTCTGTAAAAAGGAGATCCAACAAACTTGAAGGGGTGTGGGGCGAGGCTGGCCACCGTCGCATAAACCTTGATCCCGGGCTTCTTGGTTTGGGGCGGCTTATTCTTGCTTCTACAAAAGGTCCTGGGCACAGAATCCCCCTTTCCGAAGGCATCTATGCAGAAGTAACCCTTTTTTTCCGGGCAGGATCATATCAGGCCCTTCCCTGGACCTATCCCGATTTTAGGAGTGAGGCGTACCAAAAGATACTGAAAGATATTCGTGATATTTACCACAGGCAGTTAAAGGAGCTTGGCTTTTCTGTTTCTTAG
- a CDS encoding LysR family transcriptional regulator, translating into MDIHRIRCFLSLAELMNFTRAAEKQCITQSSMSQQIQGLENEIGVQLFVRNKRNVMLTPAGEFLKQEFLELIEKYEAVLAQTRRIANRENNHLSICYHGPPNWAFLLPIIQKFQKENEDFQLELSVENWGEMPNGLITRQFDVAFVEGAEIVHNNQIESFYLYRDYTCFAMHTSHPLARKTKLTEEDIKGEQIVMVDQHVGAKSMHGVHERLFRSGVDMSKVTLVKKFENCMAMVSSGMAIVPMPRSFREPDQSKIVYIDYDRKETYTDIYIAWLKCNTTPSLFAFIEFIKDSIRGLLPSLSF; encoded by the coding sequence ATGGATATACACCGTATACGCTGTTTTTTAAGTCTGGCGGAACTTATGAATTTTACCCGTGCAGCGGAAAAACAGTGTATTACCCAGTCTTCCATGAGCCAGCAGATTCAGGGACTTGAAAATGAAATCGGCGTCCAGTTGTTTGTAAGGAACAAACGGAATGTTATGCTGACTCCTGCCGGAGAATTTCTGAAGCAGGAATTTCTTGAGTTAATTGAGAAATACGAAGCGGTGTTGGCCCAAACCAGGCGAATTGCAAATAGAGAAAATAATCACCTTTCTATTTGCTATCATGGTCCCCCAAACTGGGCCTTTCTCCTGCCGATAATTCAGAAATTTCAGAAAGAAAATGAGGATTTCCAACTGGAGCTATCCGTTGAAAACTGGGGAGAGATGCCCAACGGCTTGATCACAAGGCAGTTTGATGTGGCCTTTGTCGAAGGAGCCGAGATCGTGCATAATAACCAAATCGAAAGTTTTTATTTATACCGGGATTATACCTGTTTTGCCATGCATACATCCCACCCTCTAGCAAGAAAGACAAAATTGACGGAAGAGGATATCAAAGGGGAGCAGATCGTTATGGTTGACCAGCATGTGGGTGCCAAAAGTATGCACGGGGTCCATGAACGGTTGTTCCGGAGCGGCGTTGATATGAGCAAAGTTACATTAGTAAAAAAATTTGAAAACTGTATGGCCATGGTTTCGTCGGGCATGGCCATAGTTCCTATGCCGAGGTCGTTCAGAGAACCTGATCAGTCGAAAATCGTCTATATCGACTATGACAGAAAAGAAACCTATACGGATATCTATATTGCTTGGTTGAAATGTAATACCACTCCTTCCTTGTTTGCGTTCATTGAGTTCATCAAAGACAGTATTCGAGGCTTGCTCCCGAGTCTTTCGTTTTAG
- a CDS encoding adenylate/guanylate cyclase domain-containing protein, which produces MTKSHVFGELVRAGSRLSDETRYTSQISILVEQAIDVSRSSVAALFAYSDPENPSALLRNVYQRGDYEIPNSIDRTSESVAFVEECGESLILHDRDRPFFSDAFLHPDMRSGIILPLFTPRSKLALLYLNSIHPRHYMQDRFLFLDSLSTLAGGMLHSSLLYRELDRQLKYTEALERYQESIFSSMTDLLITTDESGAIHYFNRAAVERFGLDESAYGKSVRDLFSSNLSKAVLSAIAESDRDGKERPGIQGIAKGIIMGDGRKEDIDFALTIAPLRGKRGRKEGLTLLFTDQSRERKLQDDMKVAVEERRVIKNMFSRYLSRDIVQALTEHPELVRPGGAKKIATVFFADIRGYTSFSESKEPEYIIEVLNEYFSQAVEVVIKHRGYIDKFIGDCIMAAWGVPVYSDEQDAISAVSCAVEIQELVKSKKRTFFTGAASKLSIGIGMHTGRLVAGNLGSSRRMDYSVIGDTVNVAARLEGVAGKGEVIITEDTRSLIGERFKLKELEPVKVKGKEKPIHIFNVLKQVS; this is translated from the coding sequence ATGACGAAATCCCACGTTTTTGGTGAGCTGGTCCGTGCCGGTTCCCGTCTTTCGGACGAGACCCGCTATACCAGTCAGATCTCTATTCTAGTCGAGCAGGCGATTGATGTCTCCCGCTCATCCGTTGCGGCCCTTTTTGCCTATTCCGATCCGGAGAATCCTTCTGCATTGTTGCGCAATGTATATCAGCGGGGGGATTATGAAATTCCGAATAGTATCGATCGTACTAGTGAAAGTGTTGCCTTCGTTGAAGAATGCGGCGAGAGTCTGATTCTTCATGATAGAGATCGCCCCTTCTTTTCAGATGCCTTTCTTCATCCGGATATGCGTAGCGGTATTATTTTGCCGCTCTTTACCCCACGATCGAAGCTTGCGCTTCTCTATCTTAATTCCATTCATCCCCGACACTACATGCAGGATCGTTTTTTGTTTCTTGATTCTCTTTCCACGCTTGCGGGTGGAATGCTTCACAGTTCCTTGCTCTATCGGGAACTTGATCGACAGCTGAAGTATACCGAAGCCCTTGAGCGATATCAGGAAAGCATCTTTTCTTCGATGACCGATCTTCTAATCACTACCGATGAAAGCGGTGCCATTCACTATTTCAACCGGGCCGCTGTCGAGCGATTCGGCCTGGATGAGAGTGCCTATGGGAAAAGTGTACGAGATCTCTTTTCTTCCAATCTGAGTAAGGCTGTGTTGAGTGCCATCGCCGAATCGGATCGGGACGGGAAGGAACGGCCGGGGATTCAGGGAATTGCAAAGGGGATCATCATGGGCGATGGTCGGAAAGAGGATATCGACTTTGCCCTTACCATTGCTCCGTTACGAGGCAAGCGCGGCCGAAAAGAGGGGCTGACCTTGTTGTTTACCGATCAGAGCAGGGAACGAAAACTTCAAGACGATATGAAGGTTGCGGTGGAAGAGCGACGCGTCATTAAAAACATGTTCAGTCGCTATCTTTCCAGGGATATTGTTCAGGCCCTAACCGAACATCCCGAGCTTGTCCGACCGGGAGGAGCAAAGAAAATCGCGACCGTATTTTTTGCCGATATACGTGGTTATACCTCCTTTTCCGAATCAAAAGAGCCTGAATATATCATCGAAGTCTTAAATGAGTACTTCAGCCAAGCGGTAGAGGTGGTGATCAAACATCGGGGCTACATCGATAAATTCATAGGTGATTGTATTATGGCTGCCTGGGGTGTCCCCGTATATTCCGATGAACAGGATGCAATTTCCGCCGTTTCCTGTGCAGTGGAAATTCAGGAACTGGTCAAGTCCAAAAAGCGTACCTTTTTTACCGGTGCCGCTTCGAAGCTTTCTATTGGTATCGGCATGCATACCGGCAGGCTTGTCGCCGGTAACCTCGGCAGCAGCCGGAGAATGGATTATTCGGTTATCGGTGATACCGTCAATGTTGCTGCGCGATTGGAAGGGGTTGCGGGAAAGGGTGAGGTCATCATCACCGAAGATACCAGATCCCTTATAGGAGAGCGTTTTAAACTTAAGGAGTTAGAGCCTGTCAAGGTTAAGGGAAAAGAGAAACCTATCCATATTTTCAATGTTCTGAAGCAGGTAAGCTAA
- a CDS encoding FAD-dependent oxidoreductase yields MKSSSKKIVVSLLILLTMLSCSKTENVATLNHPDLHADLVVVGAGGAGLSAAIQARQLGLDVVLLEKNGYPGGSTIMAEGMFAVGSHFQKEAGVKTSSRDVLKSVEEYHHWIPDSTLLKKFFESSAETIDWLESLGVKFTGVSFMGDSVQTWHLFKGKGEEYVSSLHKAAIEAGVNLMLETPGKELVMEKGKVKGIIAEKKDGTKLSIEAPAVILATGGYSDNPEMMRKYAGINPENAVQIGMPGRTGDGINMGIDVGAATSNLGTVVFYGGNLKGVPYGTHLYTASAFQPTMVWVNQDGVRFADESIAGRNFSYSGNAIKSQDKVYSIMNKANLDYLVEKGCIFGTGEYTVTGTKLTDLYKEMNEQLSKSDSGIFIADSLEKLAALIHVDKNALLTTMNNYNSYCEAGNDEEFDKAPTFLVSMSEGPYYAFALEVGYFTTVGGLTVNKDAQVLDLDGKVIPGLYAAGSDAGGLYGDSYDVVYCAGSQQGWAVNSGRFAAKDAAIFLGKE; encoded by the coding sequence ATGAAAAGTAGTTCAAAAAAGATCGTGGTCTCGCTTCTTATCCTGCTGACGATGCTGTCCTGTTCGAAGACGGAGAACGTCGCAACCTTGAATCATCCGGATTTACATGCCGATCTTGTCGTTGTAGGAGCCGGCGGAGCCGGATTGTCGGCAGCAATTCAGGCTCGACAACTGGGTTTGGATGTAGTTCTCTTGGAAAAAAACGGTTATCCAGGCGGAAGTACGATCATGGCAGAAGGGATGTTTGCCGTGGGTTCTCACTTTCAGAAAGAGGCTGGTGTAAAAACAAGCTCGAGAGATGTTCTGAAATCTGTCGAAGAGTACCACCACTGGATACCAGACAGTACTCTTTTAAAGAAATTTTTTGAAAGCTCCGCAGAAACCATCGACTGGCTGGAAAGTCTCGGCGTCAAGTTTACAGGGGTCTCCTTTATGGGGGATTCCGTACAAACCTGGCATCTTTTTAAGGGAAAGGGAGAAGAGTATGTAAGCTCACTGCATAAGGCTGCCATTGAAGCGGGAGTAAACCTGATGCTCGAAACTCCCGGAAAAGAGCTTGTCATGGAAAAAGGAAAGGTCAAAGGCATTATTGCGGAAAAGAAGGACGGTACAAAGCTGAGCATAGAGGCGCCTGCTGTAATCCTTGCTACCGGCGGATATTCAGATAATCCTGAAATGATGAGAAAATATGCCGGTATTAACCCGGAAAACGCCGTTCAAATCGGAATGCCCGGACGTACCGGGGACGGAATCAATATGGGTATCGATGTCGGTGCAGCCACTTCCAATCTCGGGACCGTTGTGTTCTACGGAGGAAATCTGAAAGGGGTTCCCTATGGTACTCATCTGTATACGGCATCGGCCTTTCAGCCTACCATGGTTTGGGTAAATCAGGACGGCGTCCGTTTTGCCGATGAGAGTATTGCCGGCCGTAATTTTTCTTACTCCGGCAATGCCATTAAGAGTCAGGACAAGGTATACAGCATCATGAATAAGGCAAATCTGGACTATCTTGTGGAAAAAGGCTGCATTTTCGGAACCGGTGAATATACCGTGACCGGGACCAAACTGACTGATCTGTATAAAGAGATGAATGAACAGTTGAGCAAATCGGATTCAGGTATTTTTATTGCCGATTCTCTTGAAAAACTGGCTGCTCTGATTCATGTAGATAAAAACGCTCTGCTTACAACCATGAACAATTACAACTCCTATTGTGAAGCAGGAAATGATGAAGAATTCGATAAGGCACCAACGTTTTTGGTATCAATGTCCGAGGGACCATATTATGCCTTTGCCTTGGAGGTAGGATATTTCACTACAGTCGGTGGATTGACTGTGAACAAGGATGCTCAGGTTCTCGATCTGGATGGCAAGGTTATTCCCGGATTGTATGCTGCAGGAAGCGATGCAGGCGGCCTCTATGGCGATTCCTATGATGTCGTGTACTGTGCCGGATCACAGCAGGGCTGGGCTGTAAACTCAGGTCGTTTCGCCGCAAAAGATGCTGCTATATTCTTAGGGAAAGAATAA
- a CDS encoding hemolysin family protein, with the protein MVVPLFTLIVLIFLSAVFSSTETAFTSLSIVQLQILSSRQGKTGKLVAHLSKRPDTLLTTILFGNNLVNIAASALATQLTIKTFGSAAVGIMTGVLTLVILIFAEVTPKQIAIIHNERICLAMAYPIRILSIILLPFIAMIGTISMAITKLFTPKERSSKISLEGILHMVSLAEHEGVVEDYETRMVRGVFRFNDITVGSIMTHRTDLFLVDQEATIEVLLPKIIENGFSRIPVYQEDPEHIVGILLYRNIMEALAEGADKARKRKAKELMVEPIFVFENRKVSELFFQFKKEKLNLAVVMDEYGGLAGVVTLEDIAEELFGELYDENEIKGFEKITQIEPGRFRIMGDTSLLQVTDRFEVVLPHSKYVQTIAGFLTEYLGIIPEKGQRIDTGAGCFTIESRSGNRIESLIFEPADKEEE; encoded by the coding sequence ATGGTCGTTCCACTATTCACATTAATAGTACTCATTTTTTTGTCCGCGGTCTTTTCTTCCACGGAAACAGCCTTTACCAGTTTGTCGATTGTGCAGCTCCAAATTCTGTCCAGCAGACAGGGAAAAACGGGAAAACTGGTTGCACACCTATCGAAACGACCGGATACGCTGCTGACAACCATTCTTTTCGGTAATAATTTGGTAAATATAGCAGCTTCGGCATTGGCCACTCAGCTCACCATCAAAACCTTCGGCAGTGCCGCCGTCGGTATTATGACAGGGGTCCTTACCCTCGTCATTCTTATCTTTGCCGAAGTCACCCCAAAACAGATAGCAATTATCCACAATGAACGGATATGCCTCGCCATGGCTTATCCGATCCGCATACTTTCCATCATCCTGCTGCCCTTCATTGCAATGATCGGTACCATCAGCATGGCTATTACCAAGCTGTTCACACCGAAAGAGCGCAGTTCAAAGATCAGCCTGGAGGGAATACTTCACATGGTAAGTCTTGCGGAACACGAGGGAGTGGTTGAGGATTACGAGACAAGGATGGTCCGTGGAGTCTTCCGTTTCAACGATATCACCGTCGGTTCGATTATGACTCACAGAACGGACCTCTTTCTTGTTGACCAGGAAGCAACGATAGAGGTTCTGCTCCCCAAGATCATCGAGAACGGCTTCAGTAGAATCCCAGTCTACCAGGAAGATCCTGAACATATAGTCGGAATCCTTTTATACCGGAACATCATGGAGGCTCTGGCGGAAGGAGCAGATAAAGCACGAAAGCGTAAGGCAAAAGAGTTGATGGTGGAGCCGATCTTTGTTTTTGAGAACAGAAAGGTAAGTGAGCTCTTTTTCCAATTCAAAAAAGAAAAGCTGAATCTTGCGGTAGTCATGGATGAATACGGAGGTTTGGCAGGAGTGGTCACGCTTGAAGATATTGCCGAGGAACTTTTTGGCGAACTCTACGATGAAAACGAGATAAAGGGGTTTGAGAAGATTACTCAAATCGAACCGGGACGTTTCAGAATCATGGGAGACACCAGCCTTCTGCAAGTAACCGACCGTTTTGAAGTGGTCTTGCCTCACAGCAAGTATGTCCAGACTATTGCGGGATTTTTGACCGAATACCTTGGAATAATTCCGGAAAAGGGGCAGCGGATAGATACCGGAGCAGGGTGTTTTACCATCGAAAGTCGTAGCGGTAACAGAATCGAGTCGCTTATATTCGAACCGGCCGACAAGGAAGAAGAATAG
- the leuS gene encoding leucine--tRNA ligase, translating to MSKYPFADIEKKWQDYWERNKSFHVVEDPAIPPEKRVYVLDMFPYPSSQGLHVGHPEGYTATDIYCRYLRMNGYNVLHPMGFDSFGLPAENYAIKTGTHPKATTESNIDMFRSQIKRLGFSYDWDREISTHKIEYYRWTQWIFLQLFKKGLAYESQTPINWCPSCKTGLANEEVKEGKCERCGAQVTRKNIRQWILKITTYADQLLEGLEDLNWSEAIKTMQRNWIGRSEGADVVFTVEGTEDEITVYTTRPDTLFGATYMVLAPEHPLVAKITTEGQKAAVQAYLDEAAKKSDLERTDLAKDKTGVFSGAYAVNPVNGEKIPVWIADYVLISYGSGAIMAVPAHDQRDWEFAKKFDIPIIRVLEGGDIESEAYTGDGVHVNSGFLDGLGKEEAIAKMLDWLEERKLGKRSINYKLRDWIFSRQRYWGEPIPIVHCEKCGVVPLAEEDLPLTLPEVESYAPTGTGESPLAAINEWVNTTCPKCGGPAKRETNTMPQWAGSCWYYLRYLDPHNDKKFASRDKIDYWMPVDLYVGGAEHAVLHLLYSRFWHKVLHEIGAVNTTEPFQRLVNQGMILGEGGVKMSKSLGNVINPDDIIKEYGADSMRVYEMFMGPLQVSKPWSTNGLAGVHRFLDRVWRLGERDVIDGPAPDDQKKILHQTIRKVSQDTAALEFNTAIAQMMIFINEMFKSEKLYREIWEPFVLIIAPYAPHLAEELWDRLGHNETLAYEPWPQWDEALCQENETEVVFQVNGKVRAKCMLPVGMAKEELEKQAMANERIQELIDGKRVMKVIAVPDKLVNIVIGK from the coding sequence ATGAGCAAATATCCCTTCGCAGATATCGAGAAAAAATGGCAGGATTACTGGGAACGTAACAAGAGTTTTCACGTTGTTGAAGATCCTGCGATCCCGCCGGAAAAGCGGGTTTATGTCCTTGATATGTTTCCCTATCCCTCCAGTCAAGGGCTTCATGTCGGCCATCCGGAAGGCTATACCGCCACCGACATATATTGCAGATACTTGAGGATGAACGGCTACAACGTCCTACACCCTATGGGTTTCGACTCTTTTGGTCTACCGGCGGAAAACTATGCCATCAAGACGGGTACGCACCCGAAGGCTACCACCGAATCAAATATCGATATGTTCCGCTCCCAGATTAAACGGCTGGGTTTTTCTTACGACTGGGATCGGGAAATATCAACCCATAAAATCGAGTACTACCGCTGGACCCAGTGGATATTTCTTCAGCTCTTCAAAAAAGGACTGGCGTACGAATCGCAAACACCTATCAACTGGTGCCCATCCTGTAAGACAGGGCTTGCCAACGAAGAGGTAAAAGAGGGGAAATGCGAGCGTTGCGGTGCTCAGGTGACAAGAAAGAATATTCGACAGTGGATTCTAAAGATCACCACCTATGCCGATCAGCTTCTTGAGGGCTTAGAGGACCTCAACTGGTCGGAAGCGATCAAAACGATGCAACGAAACTGGATCGGTCGCAGTGAAGGGGCCGATGTGGTCTTCACTGTCGAAGGTACCGAGGATGAAATAACGGTCTACACGACCCGTCCCGACACCCTGTTCGGAGCAACCTATATGGTGCTTGCCCCCGAACATCCGCTGGTTGCCAAAATCACTACAGAGGGGCAGAAGGCTGCGGTACAAGCATACCTGGATGAAGCGGCGAAGAAATCGGATCTTGAAAGAACCGATCTTGCAAAAGATAAAACCGGTGTTTTTTCCGGCGCCTATGCCGTCAATCCTGTCAACGGAGAAAAAATTCCGGTATGGATTGCGGACTACGTTCTGATATCATACGGTTCCGGTGCCATTATGGCGGTCCCGGCCCATGATCAGCGAGACTGGGAGTTTGCAAAAAAGTTCGATATCCCGATTATTCGCGTTCTTGAAGGCGGCGATATCGAGTCCGAAGCCTATACAGGCGACGGTGTTCATGTTAATTCCGGCTTTCTCGACGGCCTTGGTAAGGAAGAAGCCATTGCCAAGATGCTCGACTGGCTCGAAGAACGAAAGCTGGGCAAACGTTCTATCAACTACAAGCTCAGAGACTGGATCTTCAGCCGTCAGCGCTACTGGGGTGAGCCGATTCCCATCGTACACTGTGAAAAGTGCGGTGTCGTTCCACTGGCGGAAGAAGATCTGCCTCTGACTCTTCCAGAAGTCGAAAGTTATGCGCCGACAGGAACCGGAGAATCGCCCCTTGCTGCCATTAATGAATGGGTCAATACGACCTGTCCGAAATGCGGGGGACCGGCAAAGCGGGAAACAAACACCATGCCCCAGTGGGCCGGTAGCTGCTGGTACTATCTTCGCTATCTTGATCCACATAACGATAAAAAATTTGCTTCACGGGACAAGATCGATTATTGGATGCCGGTTGACCTCTACGTCGGAGGTGCCGAACATGCGGTACTGCACCTTCTCTACAGCCGTTTCTGGCACAAGGTGTTGCATGAAATCGGCGCCGTTAATACCACCGAACCCTTTCAGCGCCTGGTCAATCAGGGCATGATCCTGGGAGAAGGTGGCGTCAAGATGTCCAAGAGCCTCGGTAATGTCATTAATCCCGATGATATTATCAAGGAGTACGGTGCCGATTCGATGCGGGTCTATGAGATGTTCATGGGACCGCTGCAGGTTTCAAAGCCGTGGTCGACCAACGGATTAGCAGGTGTCCACCGCTTTCTCGACCGAGTCTGGCGCCTTGGGGAACGGGATGTGATCGATGGCCCTGCCCCTGATGATCAGAAAAAGATACTTCATCAGACCATCCGTAAGGTAAGTCAGGATACCGCCGCCTTGGAGTTTAATACGGCCATCGCTCAGATGATGATTTTCATCAATGAGATGTTCAAAAGTGAGAAACTGTACCGGGAAATATGGGAGCCCTTTGTGTTGATCATTGCTCCGTATGCTCCCCATCTTGCCGAAGAACTCTGGGATCGTCTCGGTCATAACGAGACGCTGGCCTACGAGCCATGGCCCCAGTGGGACGAAGCATTGTGCCAGGAAAATGAAACCGAAGTTGTTTTTCAGGTAAACGGAAAGGTACGGGCCAAGTGCATGCTTCCCGTCGGTATGGCAAAAGAAGAACTTGAAAAACAGGCCATGGCCAACGAACGGATACAAGAGCTGATCGACGGGAAAAGGGTAATGAAGGTGATTGCCGTTCCCGATAAGCTGGTCAATATCGTTATTGGAAAATAA
- a CDS encoding HEAT repeat domain-containing protein has translation MNSDFLSIRVGNFPVWTIAAAVLAVIVCIVVIFLAMKRRSAEKSVKERIDSFLRRPAKKTALWILEEAPDTGLFSVFLAALGNEKIATVLRAWIEASDDLFVFRRIALTGRGESFDGTEAFRFFSQQLDRIREMTGDPEWPARYMAVKTLLADDEERSRRALIELFHDPHPLIRRTLIAEFQPKDDQEKDEFYNRLIVFLTDDTAFEVRSEAKKRLLSSFPDRYVIDFSDLSPAAVLHVVEQFDLSSAEDRKKAFALLEHKDLEIRFAAAQFLQESGSLDALFTEADGEDVEGLKRVEMLLGNAVEVNVVGFLNSLPSSESRVSLQIAADLLQDSGDRGLIADLLRKVFPLVGAIREENGVFRADDPDLFRLFSSSLTAVWERGTESSVSMVVEELDRRCRLSDAGAILILDALPPGFPHLVLPELLKILEENLCDEKNRNALHDAFLRYSPSLYLDRLMDILKSGREGYVHAVRISALVLLGKLKVPYCMQFLLEQMPVLPFDEARDFSLHLKEYAGTLFQQRVLDTLEKDDGKVRAALISAIPATGVKDFLIPIRDAVGDADPEVRRAAVWALLEYGDQKSIKSSFDLLRDPVERVRMEAARALGSKASDSMLGNFEDLIADENEVESVKLAAIKGLSQSTGQRAVDILVKFLKDPSDDLADPLIEALSKLREKKQVKQLIEKMKDAGPELRERITVAFGRMGKEAEGPLLALLSEEIGSLTPLITEVLEATGYVEHAIRKLNHRDPRVRREAAETLSKIGTLAAFRGIVLAGRDPDQEVRVMVTKALEKLGTESGREILEALKEDPDKKIRKYTLWALERVEARSGDAK, from the coding sequence ATGAACAGTGATTTTCTATCGATCAGAGTCGGAAATTTTCCTGTCTGGACGATTGCTGCGGCTGTTCTCGCGGTTATCGTTTGCATTGTCGTGATATTTCTGGCGATGAAAAGAAGATCAGCGGAAAAAAGTGTTAAGGAAAGAATCGATTCATTTCTTCGTCGTCCGGCCAAAAAAACGGCTCTTTGGATTTTGGAAGAGGCCCCGGATACGGGACTGTTTTCCGTTTTTTTGGCTGCGCTCGGTAATGAGAAAATCGCCACAGTGTTACGAGCCTGGATTGAGGCCAGCGATGATCTTTTTGTATTTAGGCGAATTGCCCTCACAGGCAGGGGCGAATCCTTCGATGGAACAGAGGCCTTTCGCTTCTTTTCCCAGCAGCTTGACCGCATCCGGGAGATGACTGGTGATCCGGAATGGCCGGCCCGCTATATGGCGGTAAAGACCTTGCTTGCCGATGATGAGGAACGCTCCCGCCGTGCGCTTATTGAGCTGTTTCACGATCCCCATCCGCTTATCCGGCGAACCCTCATTGCGGAATTTCAGCCCAAGGATGATCAGGAGAAAGATGAATTCTATAATCGTCTGATTGTTTTTCTTACCGATGATACGGCGTTTGAGGTTCGCAGTGAGGCGAAAAAACGACTCCTTTCGTCGTTTCCTGATCGTTATGTTATCGATTTTTCCGACCTCTCGCCCGCTGCCGTACTTCATGTGGTCGAACAATTCGATCTTTCATCTGCCGAAGATCGAAAAAAAGCCTTTGCGCTGCTGGAGCATAAGGATTTGGAGATTCGCTTTGCCGCGGCCCAGTTCCTCCAGGAATCAGGGAGTTTGGATGCTCTTTTTACCGAGGCCGATGGAGAGGATGTCGAGGGGCTGAAACGGGTGGAAATGCTTCTCGGTAATGCCGTCGAAGTGAATGTCGTCGGCTTCCTTAATAGCTTGCCCTCCTCTGAGAGCAGGGTGTCGCTTCAGATTGCTGCCGATCTTCTGCAAGATTCGGGGGATCGCGGTTTGATCGCCGATCTGCTTCGAAAGGTATTTCCTCTTGTTGGAGCAATCCGTGAAGAGAATGGGGTTTTTCGTGCGGACGATCCTGATCTGTTTCGGCTCTTTTCTTCCTCCCTTACCGCGGTGTGGGAGCGAGGGACCGAATCTTCCGTTTCTATGGTGGTGGAAGAGCTGGATCGTCGGTGTCGACTCTCGGATGCCGGGGCTATATTAATACTTGATGCTTTGCCGCCGGGTTTCCCTCATCTCGTTCTTCCCGAATTACTCAAGATTCTTGAGGAAAATTTGTGTGATGAAAAAAATAGAAATGCTCTCCATGATGCTTTCCTGCGTTATTCTCCATCCCTGTACCTTGATCGCCTGATGGATATCCTGAAAAGCGGTAGAGAAGGGTATGTCCATGCCGTTCGAATCTCCGCTCTGGTATTGCTTGGCAAACTGAAGGTGCCGTATTGCATGCAGTTTCTTCTTGAACAGATGCCCGTGCTTCCTTTTGATGAGGCACGAGATTTTTCCCTCCATCTGAAAGAGTATGCCGGTACATTATTCCAGCAGCGTGTTCTCGACACACTGGAAAAAGATGATGGTAAGGTTCGTGCCGCACTCATCTCTGCAATCCCAGCCACAGGAGTAAAGGATTTTCTGATACCGATTCGTGATGCTGTGGGAGATGCCGATCCCGAGGTCAGACGGGCTGCCGTATGGGCGCTGCTTGAGTACGGCGACCAGAAGTCGATAAAATCTTCCTTCGATCTTCTTAGGGATCCCGTTGAACGGGTGCGGATGGAAGCTGCAAGGGCTCTTGGTTCCAAAGCCAGTGACTCAATGCTTGGAAATTTTGAAGATCTTATAGCCGATGAAAACGAGGTTGAATCGGTAAAACTTGCTGCAATCAAAGGTCTCTCCCAATCTACCGGTCAGAGGGCCGTGGATATTCTTGTAAAATTTCTCAAAGATCCTTCCGATGATTTGGCCGATCCCCTGATTGAGGCCCTTTCGAAGTTGCGGGAGAAAAAACAGGTTAAACAACTTATCGAGAAAATGAAGGACGCCGGACCCGAGCTGCGGGAGCGTATCACTGTTGCCTTCGGACGGATGGGGAAAGAGGCTGAAGGACCATTGCTGGCCCTGCTTTCCGAGGAGATCGGCTCTTTAACTCCTCTCATAACCGAGGTTCTTGAGGCAACAGGCTATGTCGAGCATGCGATTAGGAAACTAAACCATCGGGATCCTCGGGTGCGTAGGGAGGCTGCCGAAACCCTTTCCAAGATTGGAACCCTCGCGGCTTTTCGCGGAATCGTTCTTGCCGGACGCGATCCCGATCAGGAGGTTCGCGTGATGGTAACAAAGGCCCTTGAAAAGCTTGGGACCGAAAGCGGTAGGGAAATACTGGAGGCCTTGAAAGAGGATCCTGACAAGAAAATCAGGAAATACACACTTTGGGCCCTGGAACGGGTTGAAGCAAGATCCGGGGATGCGAAATAA